The Terriglobia bacterium DNA window CTCAATGACTCCTTCATTGGGACGTACGCTGTCGATGCGAGCGGGCGCGCAACCATGACCTTGCCGACCGGCGACGCCGTCGCCTATTTCTTCGGCAAAAACGAAGGTTACATGATGCAGATCACTGTCGGGTACGTCGTGTCCGGCAGCTTTAAGCCCCAAACCGGCGGCCCATTCAGCGCCGCCTCGATTGGCGCGACCTATCGGCACGGCGAAGGGGAGGCAATCTCCACTTACTCGGAATGCGATTCCGGAGTCACTACGTTCGACGGCATGGGGGCGTTCTCCGGATCGCGGGACTACACGTACTTCAACTCCGACGGTTCCAGTTACTATTACAACGTGGGAGCATCCCAGCAGTTGAGCGGGACGTACGCGGTTGCAGAGAACGGCCGGGGTGAACTGAGCGTGTTTGGATACCCGATGGCGTTCTGGGTGGTGTCGCCGGATGAGATAGTGGCCGTCGACACGACAAGCCCGTACGATAGCCTGCCTGTACTGCTGCAGTACATGAAGTAGGATGAGGTCACTGAGGAGGACTCACTGGAGAAACGGCCAGTGGGTCCTTTTTTGTGTGTTGAATGAGGTATTAGAGGGCATCGTGGCCGGCGAGGTGCCGGCACTCCCAAACCCGGCGCTACGAAGCCTATTTATCCCGTTCAGTTGCCGCTAGTTACCATTCGGTGCAAGTGACGTTGCATGACGTACATTCGGCGGGTAAACTTCTTACATCTACTTTGCGACTGCTCTGGTTGGCAGTTGCCGGGAATGGTAACGGCCCGGCCCCACAACCGTGGGATTCGCCGCGAGAAGTGAACCACCTCGTCAGCTTCGTTGAAGTGCGATGAGGAATGCGGGCGAACACAGTTCCAGCCATCCGTCCTGAGTAACACCTAGGAGGAAAATTGTCTCGTAATCGCTTTTTGTTTACGTCCGAGTCGGTGACGGAAGGACATCCCGACAAGATTGCCGATCAGATTTCAGATGCGATCCTGGACGAATGTTTGCGCCAGGACCCTTACAGCCGCGTGGCTTGCGAAACGCTGACCTGCACAGGGTTGGTGATGATCGCGGGCGAAATCACGACGAAGGCCTATGTCGATTTCCAACAGATCGTTCGCGGGACGGTGCAGGCGATCGGGTATGACAACGCACTGTACGGGTTCGACTCGAACACGTGCGCGGTCATCTCGAGCATCAACAAGCAGTCGGGCGACATCGCCATGGGCGTCGACACCGGTGGGGCCGGGGACCAGGGCATGATGTTCGGCTATGCCTGTAACGAGAACGACGATTACATGCCCACGCCGATCTCGCTGGCACACAAGCTCACCTTGAAGCTCAGCGAGGTTCGGCGAAACGGCACACTTCCTTATCTTCGCCCCGATGGAAAATCCCAGGTCACAGTTGAATACGACGAGCACAACAAGCCAGTGCGCGTGGATGCAGTCGTCATCTCGACGCAGCACGCCGAGACGGTGACGAACGAAGAGCTTCGCGCCGACATCCTGAAGCACGTCATCCAGGCGGTGATTCCGCCGGCGATGCTGGATGCCGACACGAAGTATCACATCAACCCGACGGGACGGTTCGTGATTGGCGGCCCGATGGGCGATAGCGGACTGACCGGGCGCAAGATCATCGTGGATACGTACGGTGGACTCGGGCGTCACGGCGGTGGCGCGTTCAGCGGCAAAGACCCGACCAAGGTGGATCGCTCGGCGGCGTACATGGCGCGCTATATCGCCAAGAACATTGTTGCCGCAGGCCTGGCTGATCGTTGCGAAGTGCAGTTGGCGTACGCAATCGGCGTGGCTGAACCAGTGAGCGTCCTGGTGGATACGTTCGGAACCGGGAAGGTCGACCGCGAGAAACTGCAGGATCTCGTCCGCAAGAACTTTGCGCTGACGCCGAAGAAGATCATCGAGACGCTGGACTTGCGGCGGCCGATCTTCAAGAAGACGGCGGCGTACGGACACTTCGGAAGGAATGATCCGGACTTCACGTGGGAGAAGACCGATAAGGCCGCGGCACTGCGCGAGCAGGCCGGAGCCGGGAAAGCCGAACATCCTCACCACGTAGTGAAGAAGTAGAGCGTAATTTCACGGTGGAGTCGTGGCGCGGGGCGTTGCGACTCCATTAGTATGTTGGAAGGGTTTGGGATTTGAACTGCCGGTTCGTTGTATCCGAGGAGAGATGCAGGTCCTTCGACTCGGGTATCCCGCGCTGGAGAAAGCGCGCGGGAGCCCTCCCTCGCTCAGGATGACGGCATTCGGATATTGCTCAAAGATTTCGAATAAGAAGAGAGATTATGTCGACGACTGCTACGAGTGTTGCTTCGGATGTGAAGAGTTTCGAATTGGCTGATCTGGGAAAGAAGCGCATTGACTGGGCGAACCAGTCGATGAAGGTGCTGCAGATCATCCGCAAGGAGTTCATCAAGAACCAGCCGCTAAAAGGGATTCGGATTTCGGCGTGCCTGCACGTGACGGCCGAGACGGCGAACCTGATGATCACGCTGCGTGACGGTGGCGCCGAGACCGCGCTGTGCGCCTCGAACCCCCTTTCGACGCAGGACGACGTGGCGGCGTGCCTGGTGCGGGATTACGGGATCCCGGTCTTCGCCATAAAGGGCGAGGACAACGACACGTACTACAAACACATCATGCAGGCGCTGGACCACAAACCGCACGTCACGATGGACGACGGCGCGGACTTGGTGTCGATTGCGTTGACCAAGCGCACCGACGTGGTCGATGGCATTATTGCAGGAACGGAAGAGACTACGACTGGCGTCATCCGCTTACGCGCGATGGCGAAAGAGGGCGTGCTGAAGTATCCGATCATCGCCGTGAACGACGCCGACACGAAGCACATGTTTGACAATCGCTATGGCACCGGGCAGTCGACGATCGACGGCATCGTGCGGGCGACGAACTTTCTGCTGGCGGGATCGAAATTTGTGGTCGCCGGCTATGGCTGGTGCGGTCGCGGGTTGGCGAGCCGCGCGCGCGGACTTGGCGCCGAGGTCATCATCACCGAAATCGACCCGACGAAGGCGCTGGAAGCGGTGATGGATGGTTATCGCGTAATGGCGATGGAAGACGCGGCGAAGCTCGGCGACGTTTTCTGCACCGTCACCGGCAACAAGAGCGTGCTCCGCAAGGAACACTACGACGTGATGAAAGACGGCGCGATCATTTCGAACTCGGGCCACTTCAACGTCGAGATCGACATTCCGGCGCTGGAGGCGATGTCGAGTTCGAAGCGCACGACGCGGAACTTCGTCGAAGAGTATTCGCTGAAAGACGGACGGAAGATCAACCTGCTGGGCGAAGGACGGCTGATCAACCTGGCCTCGGCCGAAGGGCATCCGGCTTCGGTGATGGACATGAGCTTTGCCGACCAGGCGCTCTCGGTGGAGTACTTGGTGAAGAACCATGCGTCGCTGAAGAAAGAAGTCTTCAAGGTTCCGGACGAACTGGACAAGCGCGTCGCGAAGCTGAAACTGGAGTCGATGGGAATCAAGATCGACCGGCTTACGCCGGAGCAGGAAGAGTATTTGGCAGGATGGAGCGAAGGAACGTAAAACCGGTTCTCAGTTCTCCGTTCTCGGTTGAAGGCACCCCGAAGTTGAGGGTGCCTTTTTCTTATTGGGTAGCCAGTCCGATCACATCGGATGTTCATGTGGGCGTGGTAAGCTTTGCGGCGCTATGTTCGAAAGATATACAGAGAAGGCAAGGAGGGTGGTTTTCTTCGCGCGCTACGAGGCCAGTCATTTTGGTTCGCCTTACATCGAAACAGAGCATCTGTTGCTGGGTCTCTTACGCGAGGACAAGGGGCTGACCAGTCGTTTCCTGAAACAATATTCGTCTGTGAAATCAATTCGTAAGCAAATCGAAGCGAAGACGCTCATTCGCGAGAAGACTTCGACCTCTGTGGATCTTCCAATCAGTAACGAGTGCAAGCGTGTTCTGGCGTACGCCGCAGAAGAGTCAGAGCGGTTTGGGCATAAGCACATTGGGACGGAGCATCTTCTGCTCGGACTGTTACGCGAACAGGAGAGCTTCGCGGCACAAATTCTGCGAGAACGTGGGCTGCAACTGGAAGGCGTTCGAGAAGAGCTGAGAAGCAATGCCCCTGAGGAGGAGAATGGTTTGCGCATGGGACCAAAGATCAGATTCATCAATCCGGATAGGAGTCTCCTGTGCCTCGGCAGTTTGAGCAGCGGGTTAATCGTTCCGCGAGTTGGCGAATATATGACTCTCGACATTGGCGATGAAATTACCAAGTATCAAGTGGTGAACGTCACGTGTCATTACGAGAGTCAGTCGGGAACTGAGGTCCGTCTCGACATACTCGAGATCATGGTGAGTAGGGTCGATGATAATGCTGACAGCCCAGGGGGCCAACCGGTATGAACACGCGCAAGCTGCACTTTTTTCCGGCGACGCCGGACCGGTGGAAGGATATTGAAGCGCTATTTGGGGAACGTGGTGCGTGTGGTGGGTGCTGGTGCATGGCTTGGCGGTTGTCGGCGTCAGAGTTCCATGAGCAGAAGGGCGAGAAGAATCGCGCGAGTTTACGCGGGATCGTGAAGAAGGGCTCGGAGCCGGGCGTGCTGGCGTATGCCGGAGACGAGCCAATCGGGTGGTGCGCGGTCGCGCCGAGGGAAGAGTATCCGCGGCTGGAGCGGTCACGCGTGTGGGCGCGGCTGGACGATCAGCCGGTGTGGTCGATCACGTGTCTGTTTGTGAAGAAGCAGTTTCGGAATCATGGCGTTTCGGCGCAATTGATCGAGGCGGCGACAAAGCTGGCGCAGAAGCATGGGGCGAAGATGGTCGAGGGATATCCGCAGGAGTTGAAGAAGCGGTTGCCGGATGCGTTTGTGTGGACGGGATTGGCTTCGGCATTCAGGAAGGCGGGGTTTGAAGAGGTGGCACGGCGGAGCGAGCAGAAGCCGATGGTGAGAAGAGCAATTGACGAATGACGTTCGGATTGACGATTGAAACCGATATCTACATGCGACCAAGTCCACCAGAAAATTTGTAGGTTCGTGCAGTCAAAACGAGGAACACAAGGTCTTTCGACTCCGCAGTTCCGCATCTGCGATGCGGAACTTCTACGATCAGGATGATACGTCCAAGCGGCCGAAGAATAATTGCATATAGGGTGAGCGGGGGACGGAGCAACCAACAATCTCTATTTTGGAACCAGGTAGTGGATTTTCTGTTGGCCGAAGCCTTCATCGATCAGCCATCGGAGTTCGGGTTGGGAGTAGTCGAGGCCTTCGTGGGCGCCGGGTGAGTAGCTGTGAAAAACGAGGGCAGATTTGCCTTCCTCGGTAACGTGGAATATCTTGCCGTCGTTCTGAGCGACGAAGAAAATAGGTTCGTGGTAGGCGAGGCCCTGCACAACGGAGAGAGCTGGTTTCACTTCCACGGTGCGCTTCAGTTCGAAAGTATCCACGTCATAAACCCACAGTTTGCTTCCATCACAGTACGAAGTAACCCATAGCTCGCGTTTTGCTGGGAGAACGGCGACACCTGAAACTTCGACAGCGACGGGGAGATCGATAACACGGATGCGCTCGAGGGTGGCGGCGTCGAACAGGAAAATGGCCGGATTACGGTTGTCGCCACAACTGGCGTACAACTCGACGGGAACGTAGAGAAGTCCTTCGAAATAGTCGCCATCGCCAATGTGGTCGTAGCCGGTGAGGCCGTCGAAAGGATGGTCGTTGACACCGGTGATGTGCCAGGTGGCGTCGTTGGCGCGTTTGAGGATGCGCTGCGTGTCGAAGAGGAAGTGCGAAGTACCGTCGGTGGCATAGCCCTGGTGACAACCGGTGTCGGGGGACTGCCATTGATCGGTAAAGAGGTAATAGTCAAAGAGGGAATGCTTTACCCCAACTCCGCAGGCGAGCAGCAAGAGCGAGGCAAGCAGTGGTAAGAAAATCCGGAGATACCACACTACGAGATTATTAAGGCGGGCAGGGAAAACTGGAAACAGATTTCGGCAACACAGCGGCGCTTATTCCCAAAATGGGAAAAATCCTGAGAAAGTGGTAGAGGTTACTGCTTCGTGACCCCTAATCCAAGGTAGAAGCTAAGCTGCGGTGCGGAATTGCATGATCTGGCTCGAAGGTCCTGTGCCGGTTCCGGAAGCTGGCCGGAGTCGACGAAGAAGTAATAGATAGTGTTCGTTTGAAGGTTGTTGATCTGGATGCTGTGCTGTTGAGGCCGTCCGGTGCCGGTGTTGGTGTAATAGCGCCGTGAAGAAAGGTGGTATCCCTGCAGAGAGGAGGAAGAGATATGAAGAGACTTGCGCTTAGTCTCGCGCAACCCGCGCTGCTGATTGATTCGATGGAGGGGGGAAACGACGGGGTTTCATCGCACGAAGGGTCACAAAACGTGCGCTGCGCCTGCTGAAGCTACGACGTTCGAAGTACGACGTGCGAGAGAAGAGCCAAGACGGTTGCCAGCGGGGTGTTCGTGAAAACAATACAGCGATTCAGCCGACGGGTTCGGCGTCGGCGAGGTTGAGAGTTTCGTGTGGACGAGAACTGAGATAAGCCATGGCGAGGCTTACAAGAGAGACGAGTGCAAGCACCGCGACGCAGCCTTTCCATCCGGCCCAGAGCCAGAACCATCCTGTGACCCAGGCGCCGAGCGATCCGCCGAGGTAATAGAAGGTGACGTAGAGGCCGGCGGCGGAGGAGCGGGCTCGTCCGGCGATGGCGCCAGTTTGCACGGTGGCGGCGGCTTGCGCGATGAAGACTCCTGAGGAGAAGAGTGCGAGACCGGCGATGTCGGCGACGAGGACGGGGATGAGCGTAATCAGGAGACCGCCAATCATCATGGCGGTGTAGAGGACTGAAGTGCGGCGAAAGCCGTAGCGATCGAGGAAGTGCCCGGAAAGCGGCGTGATAACGACTCCCAACAGGTAGACGAAAAAGATGCTGCCCAGTTGCGCGGCGTTCAGATGAAAGGGCGGCGCTGCGAGATAGAAGTTCGTGTAGGTGAAGCATCCGACGAGGCAGAAGAGGAATGTGCCGCCATTGGCGAAGTTGGCAAGCAGGCGTGGATTCGCGAGGTGCTGGCGGGCGTCGGAGAAGGCGTGGGAAAGGTGTTCGGCACGAACGAAGTTTTTCGCGGGCGGCAGCCAGGCGCGGACAAGTACGGCGCCGATGAAGTTGAGGATGCCCAGGACGATGAACACGGCTTGCCAGTCCAAGTGCGTTGCGATGAGGCCGGAGAGGAAGCGTCCGAGGAAGCCGCCCAGCACGGTACCGGAGACGTAATAGGCCATGGCGTGGCCGAGGCCCCGTCCGGCCCACTCTTCATTTATATACGCCAGCATGACGGCGATGACTCCAGGGACGAAGAGGCCCTGGGCGAACCG harbors:
- the metK gene encoding methionine adenosyltransferase; translation: MSRNRFLFTSESVTEGHPDKIADQISDAILDECLRQDPYSRVACETLTCTGLVMIAGEITTKAYVDFQQIVRGTVQAIGYDNALYGFDSNTCAVISSINKQSGDIAMGVDTGGAGDQGMMFGYACNENDDYMPTPISLAHKLTLKLSEVRRNGTLPYLRPDGKSQVTVEYDEHNKPVRVDAVVISTQHAETVTNEELRADILKHVIQAVIPPAMLDADTKYHINPTGRFVIGGPMGDSGLTGRKIIVDTYGGLGRHGGGAFSGKDPTKVDRSAAYMARYIAKNIVAAGLADRCEVQLAYAIGVAEPVSVLVDTFGTGKVDREKLQDLVRKNFALTPKKIIETLDLRRPIFKKTAAYGHFGRNDPDFTWEKTDKAAALREQAGAGKAEHPHHVVKK
- the ahcY gene encoding adenosylhomocysteinase, with product MSTTATSVASDVKSFELADLGKKRIDWANQSMKVLQIIRKEFIKNQPLKGIRISACLHVTAETANLMITLRDGGAETALCASNPLSTQDDVAACLVRDYGIPVFAIKGEDNDTYYKHIMQALDHKPHVTMDDGADLVSIALTKRTDVVDGIIAGTEETTTGVIRLRAMAKEGVLKYPIIAVNDADTKHMFDNRYGTGQSTIDGIVRATNFLLAGSKFVVAGYGWCGRGLASRARGLGAEVIITEIDPTKALEAVMDGYRVMAMEDAAKLGDVFCTVTGNKSVLRKEHYDVMKDGAIISNSGHFNVEIDIPALEAMSSSKRTTRNFVEEYSLKDGRKINLLGEGRLINLASAEGHPASVMDMSFADQALSVEYLVKNHASLKKEVFKVPDELDKRVAKLKLESMGIKIDRLTPEQEEYLAGWSEGT
- a CDS encoding GNAT family N-acetyltransferase — encoded protein: MNTRKLHFFPATPDRWKDIEALFGERGACGGCWCMAWRLSASEFHEQKGEKNRASLRGIVKKGSEPGVLAYAGDEPIGWCAVAPREEYPRLERSRVWARLDDQPVWSITCLFVKKQFRNHGVSAQLIEAATKLAQKHGAKMVEGYPQELKKRLPDAFVWTGLASAFRKAGFEEVARRSEQKPMVRRAIDE
- a CDS encoding MFS transporter — its product is MSSDQSPRLDRPLIAVMLAGVCTFLNVYCTQPLLPYLSKTFHASDVEVSFTVGATIFAVAIVAPFIGLIAERRGRKKVIVPSLFLLSLPTLLAATANTLPVLIFWRFAQGLFVPGVIAVMLAYINEEWAGRGLGHAMAYYVSGTVLGGFLGRFLSGLIATHLDWQAVFIVLGILNFIGAVLVRAWLPPAKNFVRAEHLSHAFSDARQHLANPRLLANFANGGTFLFCLVGCFTYTNFYLAAPPFHLNAAQLGSIFFVYLLGVVITPLSGHFLDRYGFRRTSVLYTAMMIGGLLITLIPVLVADIAGLALFSSGVFIAQAAATVQTGAIAGRARSSAAGLYVTFYYLGGSLGAWVTGWFWLWAGWKGCVAVLALVSLVSLAMAYLSSRPHETLNLADAEPVG